A part of Streptomyces sp. NBC_01451 genomic DNA contains:
- a CDS encoding serine hydrolase domain-containing protein produces MRRTSRRRMLAATLFVACALVPMAAPPAAAVQTARVDRTDRHNWHNWHDRDDRDNCPPDGLGPEVTARLDKAIEDVRRQADIPGVVVGLWMPGKGSYVRATGVADTTTSRPMTTDGFVRIGSETKTFTVTALLELVDDRRIRLDDPISRYVHGVPNGHRITLRHLAEMRSGLFPYTSDPDFVHDLLSDPERSFTPREALAYGFQHRNTFAPGKEFQYSNTNLVLLGLVIEKVSGQRLADFIDGRVLRPARLHHTLFPQGAEFPEPHPRGYTNQTLSGEVADSTDWNPSWAWAAGAMISDLHDLRRWADIVATGKLLSPQTQAQRLKTLPTGLPGLSYGLGIFETGGWIGHNGSIPGYETVTVHLPSKKATLVIMINTDITSGGQEPSTLLARAITGVVTPGNVYDGAIAPR; encoded by the coding sequence ATGCGACGTACCTCCCGCCGCCGGATGCTCGCCGCAACTCTGTTCGTGGCATGTGCTCTGGTCCCGATGGCAGCGCCTCCCGCCGCGGCCGTCCAGACCGCAAGGGTCGACCGGACCGACCGGCACAACTGGCACAACTGGCACGACCGGGACGACCGGGACAACTGCCCGCCGGACGGTCTCGGCCCGGAGGTGACCGCCCGGCTGGACAAGGCGATCGAGGACGTCCGCCGACAGGCCGACATCCCCGGTGTCGTCGTCGGACTGTGGATGCCCGGCAAGGGAAGCTACGTCCGCGCGACCGGTGTCGCCGACACCACCACCAGCCGGCCGATGACCACCGACGGCTTCGTACGGATCGGCAGCGAGACCAAGACCTTCACGGTCACCGCGTTGCTCGAACTCGTCGACGACCGGCGCATCCGGCTGGACGACCCGATCTCCCGCTACGTCCACGGCGTGCCGAACGGTCACCGGATCACCCTGCGTCACCTGGCCGAGATGCGCAGCGGCCTGTTTCCCTACACATCCGATCCGGACTTCGTCCATGACCTGTTGAGCGACCCGGAGCGCTCCTTCACACCTCGGGAGGCGCTCGCGTACGGCTTCCAGCACAGGAACACCTTCGCGCCGGGGAAGGAGTTCCAGTACTCCAACACCAACCTGGTGCTGCTCGGCCTGGTGATCGAGAAGGTGAGCGGTCAGCGGCTCGCCGACTTCATCGACGGGCGAGTGCTGCGGCCTGCTCGCCTGCACCACACCCTCTTCCCCCAGGGAGCCGAGTTCCCCGAGCCGCATCCGCGCGGCTACACGAACCAGACGCTGAGCGGCGAGGTCGCCGACTCCACCGACTGGAACCCCAGTTGGGCCTGGGCGGCCGGGGCGATGATCTCCGACCTGCACGACCTGCGCCGCTGGGCGGACATCGTCGCCACCGGCAAACTCCTCAGCCCCCAGACCCAGGCCCAGCGCCTCAAGACGCTGCCGACCGGCCTCCCCGGCCTCAGCTACGGCCTCGGCATCTTCGAGACCGGCGGCTGGATCGGGCACAACGGCTCCATCCCGGGCTACGAGACGGTGACCGTCCATCTGCCCTCGAAGAAGGCCACACTGGTCATCATGATCAACACGGACATCACGAGCGGGGGTCAGGAGCCGTCCACGCTTCTTGCCCGGGCGATCACGGGGGTTGTTACGCCGGGGAATGTGTATGACGGGGCGATTGCTCCGCGGTAG
- a CDS encoding SEC-C domain-containing protein: MRPDTPPENVDHIAEAARLERTAGLYPEDAEHLLVQASAHLELAGDRPAASALYDRLLQSPGSLENPHLVRALKASNLWEYGHEAEARAIIDGVRAAGPRDPAPWVIVAESLEAHDELEAAQETFTEAARLLISDAQEPPYSTHPLLYGRHRVRRMLGVAHDAWDTLADTLHSSPVSLDELHDPKRVWSLGSDNPAELQAEISRLRAELGAYREALSRPFPVAVLHWPAEELAELVAAYPDLADEYPSHEEHLATIEASLRELADSGTPNLGIVTGTVPSYEAFAASEQSSPGAVELLPQYATTLAARGKAVGWPPQRGAVCWCGSGTAYEECHGRVAV, from the coding sequence ATGCGCCCCGACACGCCTCCGGAAAACGTCGACCACATCGCCGAAGCGGCCCGCCTGGAGCGGACCGCCGGCCTCTACCCCGAGGACGCCGAACACCTGCTCGTGCAGGCCTCGGCCCACCTGGAACTGGCCGGCGACCGCCCCGCCGCGTCAGCCCTGTACGACCGCCTGCTGCAATCCCCCGGTTCCCTGGAGAACCCCCACCTCGTGCGCGCGCTCAAGGCGTCGAACCTGTGGGAGTACGGCCACGAGGCGGAGGCCCGGGCGATCATCGACGGCGTCCGCGCGGCCGGCCCGCGCGACCCGGCGCCCTGGGTGATCGTCGCGGAGTCCCTGGAGGCCCACGACGAGCTGGAAGCGGCCCAGGAGACGTTCACGGAGGCGGCCCGCCTGCTGATCTCGGACGCGCAGGAACCCCCGTACTCGACCCATCCGCTCCTCTACGGCCGTCACCGTGTACGCCGGATGCTGGGCGTCGCCCACGACGCATGGGACACCCTGGCCGACACGCTCCACTCGTCGCCGGTGTCGCTGGACGAGCTCCACGACCCCAAGCGGGTCTGGTCGCTCGGCTCGGACAACCCGGCGGAACTCCAGGCGGAGATCTCCCGGCTCCGGGCGGAGCTGGGCGCGTACCGGGAGGCGCTGTCCCGCCCGTTCCCGGTGGCGGTACTGCACTGGCCGGCGGAGGAACTGGCGGAGCTGGTGGCCGCGTATCCCGACCTGGCGGACGAGTACCCCTCGCACGAGGAGCACCTCGCGACGATAGAGGCGTCCCTGCGGGAGCTGGCGGATTCCGGCACGCCGAACCTGGGGATCGTCACGGGCACGGTGCCTTCCTACGAGGCGTTCGCGGCCTCGGAGCAGTCGTCTCCGGGGGCTGTGGAGCTGTTGCCGCAGTACGCGACGACGCTGGCGGCCCGGGGGAAGGCTGTGGGGTGGCCTCCGCAGCGAGGGGCGGTTTGCTGGTGCGGCTCGGGGACCGCTTATGAGGAGTGCCACGGGCGGGTGGCGGTGTAG
- a CDS encoding YDG/SRA domain-containing protein has translation MGIERAIGLIEGVAVGDLFGSRLDVMGAQLHQANQKGISWLKDEEDGLPVADAIVLNGGYVDDDDRWTWMKYTGGSKGKERDSNTRRLLSSQSWSYVDNAALKRSFERNYPIRIIRGYEGDERYSPPKGYRYDGLFRITAVRTTVSKDSAPDGSEIKICQFDLERLPDAEQGLTAVEAHVAEVLEELEAVYEQQGEERYPEVRTMSVQRLMRSVATSRRVKKLYDDECQVCGRRLLGPDGQSHSQGAHIRPLGNPHNGPDVEPNILCVCPNCHVRLDIGAVVVDEDWSIIVRAEMFGETLLSKLKTKGRHRVHPDYIRYHREWWEQRAARGQES, from the coding sequence ATGGGAATCGAACGGGCTATCGGGCTCATCGAGGGTGTAGCCGTAGGGGACCTCTTCGGCAGTCGACTGGACGTGATGGGTGCCCAGCTGCACCAGGCCAACCAGAAGGGCATCTCTTGGCTCAAGGACGAGGAGGATGGCCTGCCGGTCGCTGATGCGATCGTCCTCAACGGTGGGTACGTCGACGACGACGATCGGTGGACGTGGATGAAGTACACCGGCGGGTCGAAGGGGAAGGAGCGCGACTCGAATACCCGTCGGCTTCTGAGTAGCCAGTCTTGGTCCTACGTTGACAACGCTGCTCTCAAGCGCAGTTTTGAGCGAAATTATCCGATCCGAATTATTCGCGGTTATGAAGGCGATGAGCGCTACTCGCCTCCTAAAGGGTATAGGTATGACGGCTTATTTCGGATTACGGCCGTTCGTACGACTGTCTCCAAGGATTCAGCTCCCGATGGGTCTGAAATCAAGATTTGCCAGTTCGATCTTGAGCGGTTACCGGATGCGGAACAGGGTCTTACTGCCGTAGAGGCTCACGTCGCTGAGGTGCTTGAGGAACTGGAGGCGGTGTACGAGCAGCAGGGCGAGGAGAGGTATCCAGAGGTGCGGACCATGTCCGTTCAGCGCCTCATGCGAAGCGTTGCCACGTCACGACGGGTCAAGAAGCTCTACGACGACGAATGCCAGGTCTGTGGTCGTCGCTTGCTCGGGCCAGATGGCCAGTCTCATAGCCAGGGTGCACATATAAGGCCTCTAGGAAATCCTCACAACGGCCCTGATGTTGAACCCAACATCCTTTGCGTATGCCCCAACTGTCATGTGCGGCTAGATATTGGTGCGGTAGTTGTAGACGAAGATTGGTCAATCATAGTTCGCGCGGAGATGTTTGGGGAAACTCTCTTATCGAAGCTCAAAACCAAGGGTCGGCATCGAGTGCATCCGGATTACATTCGCTACCACCGTGAGTGGTGGGAGCAGCGTGCAGCTCGTGGTCAAGAGTCCTAG
- a CDS encoding class E sortase: MRARAPATRVVRHRTLRRRALRRRAVWTCGELLVTLGTVLALLVVHQLWWTNRQAEQGAQREVRALEKEWADPANPGGSAAGPVNPVDPASGSGSAGSSGAAESSGSGGQDGTRFTNSSSSTPSWSQAYAVLSIPRLGLRVPVAEGVSKSGVLNKGYVGHYPGTQQPGQAGNFALAGHRNTHGEPFRYINRLRRGDTVRVETADAVYSYTVDRTLPQTSARDDGVIRAVPRSTVRPAYGYRAPGYYLTLTTCTPEYTSRYRLVVWGKLTSMRPR, from the coding sequence ATGCGGGCTCGGGCTCCTGCGACACGGGTGGTACGGCACCGCACGCTCCGCCGCCGCGCCCTCCGCCGCCGTGCGGTGTGGACCTGCGGCGAACTCCTCGTCACCCTCGGCACGGTCCTCGCGCTCCTCGTCGTCCACCAGCTCTGGTGGACCAACCGCCAGGCCGAACAGGGTGCCCAGCGGGAGGTGCGGGCCCTGGAGAAGGAGTGGGCCGACCCCGCGAATCCCGGCGGGAGCGCAGCGGGACCGGTGAACCCGGTGGACCCGGCAAGCGGCTCCGGATCCGCCGGCTCGTCCGGCGCCGCCGAGTCGTCCGGATCCGGCGGCCAGGACGGCACCCGCTTCACCAACTCCAGCTCCTCCACGCCCAGTTGGTCCCAGGCGTACGCCGTCCTCAGCATCCCCCGGCTCGGCCTCCGCGTCCCCGTCGCCGAGGGCGTCAGCAAGTCGGGCGTTCTCAACAAGGGGTACGTCGGCCACTACCCCGGCACCCAACAGCCGGGCCAGGCCGGTAACTTCGCCCTCGCCGGGCACCGCAACACCCACGGCGAACCCTTCCGGTACATCAACCGGTTGCGGCGCGGGGACACCGTCCGGGTCGAGACGGCGGACGCGGTGTACTCGTACACCGTCGACCGGACGCTTCCGCAGACCTCCGCCCGCGACGACGGTGTGATCAGGGCCGTCCCCCGCTCCACCGTCAGGCCGGCCTACGGCTACCGAGCCCCCGGCTACTACCTCACCCTCACCACCTGCACCCCGGAGTACACGTCCCGCTACCGTCTGGTCGTCTGGGGCAAGCTCACGTCGATGCGGCCCCGCTGA
- a CDS encoding serine hydrolase, whose product MSRLDQARARRLRSAAVLGLIASLAGSGCTGIDADTDTSAAVRRVAAAKASPLPTVPPAQPPPRLTRAKVDAAVDRLDGVVRDAMRRTGVPGVAVGVVHDDEVLYLKGFGARKAGAEGRVGPDTVFQIASVSKPVASTVVAAAVGEKTVGWDDPVVEHSPGFALKDPWVTRHVTLADLFSHRSGLPDHAGDLLEDLGYDRSYILERLRHEPLTPFRASYAYTNFGPTEAAVAVARAAGTSWEKLSADKLYRPLGMDSTSSSFADYEKAANKAVTHVRQGDTWQAEFVRDADAQSPAGGASSTVRDMTKWLRLQLGNGKFEGRQVVDADALDATHLPHIVSGPPHAPAGRTGFYGLGWNVGYDDEGRLRLSHSGAFAMGAATSVTLLPSENLGIVVLTNGEPVGVPEAIAATFLDTAQTGGPTLDWLTFIGPIVQQAAAGERSDTDYTKPPPRPAPARADGAYTGTYANDFYGPMTVSAQGDDLIMQLGPRKQRFTLRHYDGDTFSYRTTGENAVGLSGVTFGGFGSGSAGRAGTVRVENLDTTGLGTFDRE is encoded by the coding sequence ATGTCTCGCCTTGACCAGGCGCGCGCCCGGCGCCTTCGCTCCGCTGCGGTACTGGGCCTGATCGCGTCCCTGGCCGGCAGCGGCTGCACGGGTATCGACGCCGACACCGACACCTCCGCCGCCGTACGCAGGGTGGCCGCCGCCAAGGCGTCGCCGCTGCCCACCGTTCCGCCGGCCCAGCCGCCGCCGCGGCTCACGCGGGCCAAGGTCGACGCGGCGGTGGACCGGCTCGACGGCGTCGTACGGGACGCCATGCGCAGGACCGGTGTGCCGGGGGTCGCCGTCGGGGTGGTCCATGACGACGAGGTGCTGTATCTGAAGGGCTTCGGCGCACGGAAGGCCGGTGCGGAGGGCCGGGTCGGACCCGACACCGTCTTCCAGATCGCCTCGGTCTCCAAGCCGGTCGCCTCGACGGTGGTCGCCGCGGCCGTGGGCGAGAAGACCGTCGGCTGGGACGACCCGGTCGTCGAGCACAGTCCCGGCTTCGCCCTCAAGGACCCCTGGGTCACCCGCCACGTCACGCTCGCCGACCTGTTCTCGCACCGCAGCGGGCTGCCCGACCACGCCGGGGACCTCCTGGAGGACCTCGGCTACGACCGCTCGTACATCCTGGAGCGGCTGCGCCACGAACCGCTCACGCCGTTCCGGGCCAGCTACGCGTACACCAACTTCGGGCCGACCGAAGCCGCGGTCGCCGTCGCGCGGGCGGCGGGCACCAGCTGGGAGAAGCTGTCCGCCGACAAGCTGTACCGGCCGCTCGGCATGGACTCCACCAGCTCCTCCTTCGCCGACTACGAGAAGGCGGCGAACAAGGCTGTCACCCATGTGAGGCAGGGCGACACCTGGCAGGCCGAGTTCGTCCGGGACGCGGACGCCCAGAGCCCGGCCGGCGGGGCCAGTTCCACCGTCCGGGACATGACGAAATGGCTCCGACTACAGCTCGGCAACGGCAAGTTCGAGGGACGGCAGGTCGTCGACGCCGACGCACTGGACGCGACCCACCTGCCGCACATCGTCTCCGGGCCGCCGCACGCGCCGGCCGGCAGGACCGGGTTCTACGGGCTCGGCTGGAACGTCGGTTACGACGATGAGGGCAGGCTGAGGCTCAGCCACTCCGGCGCCTTCGCCATGGGCGCGGCCACCAGTGTCACGCTGCTGCCCTCGGAGAACCTCGGCATCGTCGTCCTCACCAACGGCGAGCCCGTCGGCGTGCCCGAGGCGATCGCCGCGACCTTCCTCGACACCGCGCAGACGGGTGGGCCCACGCTCGACTGGCTGACGTTCATCGGTCCGATCGTCCAACAGGCGGCGGCGGGCGAGCGCTCCGACACCGACTACACCAAGCCTCCGCCACGGCCCGCACCGGCCAGGGCGGACGGCGCCTACACCGGAACGTACGCCAACGACTTCTACGGCCCGATGACCGTGAGCGCCCAGGGCGACGACCTGATCATGCAACTGGGGCCGAGGAAACAGCGGTTCACCCTGCGGCACTACGACGGCGACACCTTCAGCTACCGCACCACGGGCGAGAACGCCGTCGGGCTGTCCGGCGTGACCTTCGGCGGCTTCGGCAGCGGTTCCGCCGGACGCGCAGGCACGGTCCGGGTCGAGAACCTCGACACGACCGGGCTCGGCACCTTCGACAGGGAGTGA
- a CDS encoding immunity 51 family protein, which translates to MTDRDTFAPLVFFEYDHKPGSYCLMLSDQHMLDAEKVFADRGYEGNGYGWAGVARSAVRSHAPELTDRFGLDPEAGMCVAYGEDADALRALAPLLVRALEDHRLLGELIDEGEPEWFD; encoded by the coding sequence ATGACTGATCGCGACACTTTCGCACCCCTGGTCTTCTTCGAGTACGACCACAAGCCCGGCAGTTACTGCCTCATGCTCAGTGACCAGCACATGCTGGACGCCGAGAAGGTCTTCGCGGACCGCGGGTACGAAGGCAACGGGTACGGCTGGGCCGGCGTGGCTCGATCCGCGGTGCGTTCGCACGCCCCCGAGCTGACCGACCGCTTCGGCCTCGACCCCGAGGCGGGCATGTGCGTCGCGTACGGCGAGGACGCGGACGCTCTTCGGGCCCTGGCGCCGCTGCTGGTGCGGGCGCTCGAAGACCACCGTCTGCTGGGGGAGTTGATCGACGAGGGCGAGCCGGAGTGGTTCGACTGA
- a CDS encoding VOC family protein: MTVAFNHTIIASKDRQESARFFRELLELPEAPSWGPFTNIQLPDGVLLQFAEPPVDIQMQHYAFLIDDELFDRAYRRLCDQGVEHWADPQMRHPGEINNEHGGRGVYFKDPGGHAIELITRPYL, encoded by the coding sequence ATGACAGTCGCGTTCAACCACACCATCATCGCGTCCAAGGACCGCCAGGAGTCGGCCCGCTTCTTCCGCGAGCTGCTGGAACTGCCGGAAGCGCCGTCCTGGGGCCCGTTCACCAACATCCAGCTCCCCGACGGGGTGCTGCTGCAGTTCGCCGAGCCTCCGGTGGACATCCAGATGCAGCACTACGCGTTCCTGATCGACGACGAACTGTTCGACCGGGCGTACCGGCGGCTCTGTGACCAGGGCGTCGAGCACTGGGCCGACCCCCAGATGCGACACCCTGGCGAGATCAACAACGAGCACGGCGGCCGAGGCGTGTACTTCAAGGACCCCGGCGGCCACGCGATCGAGCTGATCACCCGCCCGTACCTGTAG
- a CDS encoding fumarylacetoacetate hydrolase family protein — MKLLRVGTAGSERPALLDAEGTLRDLSGVVPDIDGPLLADDAALGRIRSAADAGELPVLDATGLRIGPPLARIGKIVCIGLNYHDHARETGAEPPAEPVIFFKAADTVVGPYDTVLVPRESTKTDWEVELAVVIGRTARYLGSHEEALAHVAGYAVSHDVSEREFQLERGGTWDKGKNCETFNPLGPWLVTADEVPDPQALALRLWVNGVRKQNGTTAEQIFGVAEVVRYVSRFMTLYPGDVINTGTPAGVALGAPEPKPFLRAGDVVELEIEGLGRQRQEFKDA; from the coding sequence ATGAAGCTGCTGCGAGTCGGTACGGCGGGGTCGGAGCGGCCCGCGCTGCTCGACGCCGAGGGAACCCTGCGGGACCTGTCGGGGGTCGTCCCGGACATCGACGGACCGCTGCTCGCCGACGACGCGGCGCTCGGCCGGATCCGGTCCGCCGCCGACGCCGGTGAGCTGCCCGTCCTGGACGCCACCGGGCTGCGGATCGGGCCGCCGCTGGCCCGCATCGGCAAGATCGTGTGCATCGGCCTCAACTACCACGACCACGCCCGCGAGACCGGCGCCGAGCCGCCCGCCGAGCCGGTGATCTTCTTCAAGGCGGCGGACACGGTCGTCGGGCCGTACGACACGGTGCTCGTGCCGCGCGAGTCGACGAAGACCGACTGGGAGGTGGAACTCGCGGTGGTCATCGGACGTACGGCCCGTTACCTCGGCTCGCACGAGGAGGCGCTCGCGCATGTCGCCGGGTACGCGGTCTCGCACGACGTGTCCGAGCGCGAGTTCCAGCTGGAGCGCGGCGGCACCTGGGACAAGGGGAAGAACTGCGAGACGTTCAACCCGCTCGGGCCCTGGCTGGTGACCGCCGACGAGGTGCCGGACCCGCAGGCGCTCGCGCTGCGGTTGTGGGTCAACGGGGTGCGGAAGCAGAACGGGACGACCGCCGAGCAGATCTTCGGGGTCGCCGAAGTCGTGCGGTACGTCAGCCGGTTCATGACCCTGTACCCGGGTGACGTCATCAACACGGGTACGCCGGCGGGGGTTGCGCTGGGTGCGCCCGAGCCCAAGCCGTTCCTCAGGGCCGGGGATGTGGTCGAGCTGGAGATCGAAGGGCTCGGGCGGCAGCGTCAGGAGTTCAAAGACGCGTAA
- a CDS encoding YidC/Oxa1 family membrane protein insertase: protein MSTFLSAFASLVAQLADLLQPLFHASSAAVAIILFTAFVRLLVHPLSRAAARGQRARAALQPKVAELRKRHAKDPKKLQQAVMELHAEEKVSPLSGCFPSLFQLPAFFLLYHLFSNPEIGGRANGLLTHRLFAAPLGERWADALGGDGILGAAGLVYLGLFVLVAAVATFNYRRMKLVMAANPMSVNAGGGEAVPGVASAAKFAPFMSFFTLFSVAVMPLAAALYMVTSTTWSAVERAVLYRWQLAPVAAGPASGARSTT from the coding sequence ATGTCCACCTTCCTGTCCGCTTTCGCGAGCCTGGTCGCCCAGCTCGCCGACCTGCTCCAGCCCCTCTTCCACGCCTCCTCGGCCGCCGTCGCGATCATCCTGTTCACCGCGTTCGTACGACTCCTCGTGCACCCCCTGTCCCGTGCGGCGGCGCGTGGGCAGCGGGCGCGCGCAGCGCTTCAGCCCAAGGTCGCCGAGCTGCGGAAACGGCACGCGAAGGACCCCAAGAAGCTCCAGCAGGCCGTCATGGAACTGCATGCCGAGGAGAAGGTCTCGCCGCTGTCGGGGTGCTTCCCGAGCCTGTTCCAGCTGCCCGCGTTCTTCCTGCTCTACCACCTCTTCTCCAACCCGGAGATCGGCGGCCGGGCCAACGGGCTCCTCACCCACCGGCTGTTCGCCGCGCCGCTCGGCGAGCGGTGGGCCGACGCGCTCGGCGGTGACGGGATCCTCGGGGCCGCCGGGCTCGTCTACCTCGGACTGTTCGTCCTCGTCGCGGCCGTCGCCACCTTCAACTACCGGCGTATGAAGCTGGTGATGGCGGCCAACCCGATGTCCGTGAACGCCGGCGGCGGCGAGGCGGTGCCCGGGGTCGCGTCCGCCGCGAAGTTCGCGCCCTTCATGTCCTTCTTCACGCTCTTCTCCGTGGCCGTGATGCCGCTGGCCGCCGCGCTCTACATGGTGACCAGTACGACCTGGAGTGCCGTCGAGCGGGCGGTCCTCTACCGCTGGCAGCTGGCGCCGGTGGCCGCGGGGCCCGCTTCCGGTGCCCGGTCCACCACGTGA
- a CDS encoding DUF6412 domain-containing protein, producing the protein MIRSWSPVRVNPRTAAALFLLLIEVALLDAGSLSAAVALAATAAAGSALAACSLIASRCAPAVPPTRVRTAIRDRARRTAFLPQSDPDARGRTRPRAPGIALPTATA; encoded by the coding sequence ATGATCCGGAGCTGGAGTCCGGTCCGGGTGAACCCGCGTACCGCCGCCGCGCTGTTCCTGCTGCTCATCGAGGTCGCGCTGCTCGACGCGGGCAGCCTCTCCGCCGCCGTCGCCCTCGCGGCGACCGCCGCGGCCGGGTCCGCGCTCGCCGCCTGCTCGCTCATCGCCTCGCGCTGCGCGCCCGCCGTGCCGCCCACCCGGGTCCGCACGGCCATCCGCGACCGCGCCCGCCGTACGGCCTTCCTGCCGCAGAGCGACCCGGACGCCCGCGGCCGTACCCGCCCCCGCGCCCCCGGAATCGCCCTCCCGACGGCCACCGCGTAG
- a CDS encoding beta-1,6-galactanase produces the protein MIRRRSLLAAAGGTVLGSALATGTARADATITVNPATKYGTWEGWGTSLAWWANVFGARDDFADLFFTTKSVTYNGTSLPGLGLNIARYNLGACSWNSVGGTTMVASANIPAYKQIEGYWQDWNNEDPTSSAWNWSADAKQRAALTKAVARGATTELFANSPMWWMCSNHNPSGASGGGNNLQTWNYRQHASHLAAVALYAKNNWGVNFATVDPFNEPSASWWTATGTQEGCHMDASVQAAVLPYMRSELDARGLTGIKISASDETNYDVARSTWAAFGSSTKALVNQVNVHGYQGSGGRRDLLYTDVVTTSGKKLWNSETGDSDGTGRTLAFNLLYDFRWLHPTAWVYWQVMDPTAGWAMIAYDPSTLQPTTVQTKHYVMAQFSRHIRPGMTILDTGVSYAVAAYDASAKRLVIVALNTSTSAQTLTFNLGNFTTVTGGSGGLVPRWNTVTGGGGDLYTARSDRYLSGKTVAVPFAAGAVQTLQVDGVTI, from the coding sequence ATGATCCGACGCAGATCTCTGCTGGCCGCGGCAGGAGGCACTGTCCTCGGCAGCGCCCTGGCGACGGGCACCGCACGGGCCGACGCGACCATCACCGTCAACCCCGCGACGAAGTACGGCACTTGGGAAGGCTGGGGCACCTCGCTCGCCTGGTGGGCGAACGTGTTCGGCGCCCGGGACGACTTCGCGGACCTCTTCTTCACCACCAAGTCGGTCACGTACAACGGGACGTCGCTGCCGGGCCTCGGCCTGAACATCGCCCGCTACAACCTCGGCGCGTGCAGCTGGAACAGCGTGGGCGGCACGACCATGGTGGCGTCGGCGAACATCCCGGCGTACAAGCAGATCGAGGGCTACTGGCAGGACTGGAACAACGAGGACCCCACGTCCTCCGCCTGGAACTGGTCGGCGGACGCGAAACAGCGGGCGGCGCTGACGAAGGCGGTGGCGCGCGGCGCGACGACCGAGCTGTTCGCCAACTCGCCCATGTGGTGGATGTGTTCGAACCACAACCCGTCGGGAGCCTCGGGCGGCGGCAACAACCTCCAGACCTGGAACTACCGCCAGCACGCCTCGCACCTGGCCGCCGTGGCCCTGTACGCGAAGAACAACTGGGGCGTGAACTTCGCGACGGTGGACCCGTTCAACGAGCCCTCGGCGAGCTGGTGGACGGCCACCGGCACGCAGGAGGGCTGCCACATGGACGCGTCCGTCCAGGCCGCCGTACTCCCTTACATGAGAAGCGAGTTGGACGCCCGCGGCCTGACGGGGATCAAGATCTCGGCCTCGGACGAGACGAACTACGACGTGGCCCGCTCGACCTGGGCGGCCTTCGGATCGTCGACCAAGGCCCTGGTGAACCAGGTGAACGTGCACGGCTACCAGGGTTCGGGTGGCCGCCGCGACCTCCTCTACACCGACGTGGTGACGACGTCCGGCAAGAAGCTGTGGAACTCGGAGACGGGCGACAGCGACGGGACCGGCCGGACCCTGGCGTTCAACCTCCTCTACGACTTCCGCTGGCTGCACCCCACGGCCTGGGTCTACTGGCAGGTCATGGACCCGACGGCGGGCTGGGCGATGATCGCCTACGACCCGAGCACCCTCCAGCCGACGACGGTCCAGACGAAGCACTACGTGATGGCCCAGTTCAGCCGTCACATCCGCCCCGGCATGACGATCCTCGACACGGGCGTCAGCTATGCGGTGGCGGCGTACGACGCGAGCGCGAAGCGCCTGGTCATCGTGGCCCTGAACACGTCGACGTCGGCCCAGACCCTGACCTTCAACCTCGGCAACTTCACCACGGTGACGGGTGGTTCGGGCGGCCTGGTCCCGCGCTGGAACACGGTGACGGGTGGCGGCGGCGACCTCTACACGGCCCGCTCGGACAGGTACCTGAGCGGCAAGACGGTGGCGGTGCCGTTCGCGGCGGGCGCGGTGCAGACGTTGCAGGTGGACGGGGTGACCATCTGA